The proteins below are encoded in one region of Pelagibacterium flavum:
- the mbfA gene encoding iron exporter MbfA: MLTAFRPARRDFSSLSEREILALAISSEEEDGRIYAAYAERLREDYPASAAIFDGMAAEEDNHRRLLIDRYAARFGPSIVPIRREHVRGFYTRKPVWLMAELDLDTVRNQAREMEQDAARFYAEAIKQTRDADTRKLLGDLERAERGHEHKAESLEDAHLDTESRDSEKTTAHRNFVLTYIQPGLAGLMDGSVSTLAPIFAAAFATGDTWSTFLIGLAASVGAGISMGFTEAASDDGRLTGRGSPIKRGFASGIMTAVGGLGHALPYLIPHFWTATTIAMAVVVVELWTIAWIQKRFMDTPFWRAVLQVVLGGSLVFAAGIIIGNA; encoded by the coding sequence ATGCTGACAGCCTTCCGCCCCGCCCGCCGCGATTTTTCCTCCCTGTCCGAAAGGGAAATCCTGGCCCTCGCCATCTCGTCCGAAGAAGAGGACGGGCGCATTTACGCTGCCTATGCCGAACGGTTGCGTGAGGATTATCCGGCCAGCGCCGCAATTTTCGATGGCATGGCCGCCGAGGAAGACAATCACCGGCGCCTGTTGATCGACCGTTACGCGGCGCGGTTCGGCCCCTCCATCGTGCCGATCCGGCGCGAGCATGTGCGTGGCTTTTATACCCGCAAGCCCGTGTGGCTGATGGCCGAGCTCGATCTGGACACGGTGCGCAACCAGGCCCGCGAAATGGAGCAGGATGCGGCGCGGTTTTATGCCGAAGCCATAAAGCAGACCAGGGATGCCGACACCCGTAAATTGCTGGGCGATCTCGAGCGTGCCGAGCGCGGGCACGAGCACAAGGCCGAGAGCCTTGAGGACGCCCATCTCGACACCGAAAGCCGCGACAGCGAAAAAACCACCGCGCATCGCAATTTCGTTCTGACCTACATCCAGCCCGGACTTGCCGGACTGATGGACGGCTCGGTTTCCACCCTCGCGCCGATCTTTGCCGCCGCCTTTGCGACGGGCGACACCTGGTCGACATTCCTGATCGGTCTTGCCGCATCGGTGGGGGCGGGCATTTCGATGGGCTTTACCGAAGCGGCCAGCGACGATGGGCGCCTGACCGGACGCGGCTCACCGATCAAACGCGGCTTTGCCTCGGGCATCATGACCGCCGTGGGCGGGCTGGGCCACGCCCTGCCCTACCTGATCCCCCATTTCTGGACCGCCACCACAATCGCCATGGCGGTCGTGGTCGTCGAGCTTTGGACCATCGCCTGGATCCAGAAGCGGTTCATGGACACCCCCTTCTGGCGCGCCGTCCTGCAGGTGGTCCTGGGCGGCTCCCTGGTCTTTGCCGCCGGCATCATCATCGGCAATGCATAG
- a CDS encoding LysR family transcriptional regulator, whose translation MSWDDLRLFLDVARLGGLSAARATTGLSAATLGRRVTALERQIGETLFIRAQTGFTLTGAGEALLKRAEDVEAAMRAVTHWRDGAIGARVVRVSAGGWTTDFLSRHIEELWSPDDGFRVEFVTAYDKVDIGRRAADIGIRNSAPTEPNLAGRKMTPVAYALYCAPRLVAGVRDGLFVGVTGPAAATASARWLQAHHGDRIVVSGNDTHSVRELVAAGTGLTVLPCFIGDADPRLSRIRGPIADLAAHQWLVLHHEERHSPPVRTLADRIVRLMVAHAKLFAGDIS comes from the coding sequence GTGTCCTGGGATGATCTTCGGCTGTTTCTCGACGTGGCGCGGCTCGGCGGGCTGTCGGCGGCGCGTGCTACGACGGGGCTGAGCGCGGCCACACTGGGGCGGCGCGTCACGGCGCTCGAACGCCAGATTGGCGAAACGCTTTTCATACGCGCCCAGACCGGGTTCACCCTCACCGGTGCCGGCGAAGCGCTGCTCAAGCGCGCCGAGGACGTCGAAGCCGCGATGCGCGCCGTCACCCATTGGCGGGACGGGGCCATCGGCGCACGGGTGGTGCGGGTGTCGGCGGGCGGCTGGACCACCGATTTTCTGTCCCGGCATATCGAAGAGCTCTGGTCGCCCGATGACGGGTTCCGCGTCGAATTCGTCACCGCCTATGACAAGGTCGATATCGGGCGCCGCGCCGCCGATATCGGCATCCGCAATTCAGCGCCGACCGAACCCAATCTGGCGGGCCGCAAGATGACCCCGGTCGCCTATGCACTCTATTGCGCGCCGCGTCTGGTGGCTGGAGTGCGCGATGGATTGTTCGTCGGGGTCACCGGCCCGGCCGCCGCAACGGCCTCGGCGCGCTGGCTGCAGGCCCATCATGGCGACCGCATTGTGGTCAGCGGCAACGACACCCATTCGGTGCGCGAACTGGTTGCGGCAGGCACGGGGCTCACCGTCCTGCCGTGCTTTATCGGCGACGCCGATCCGCGCCTGTCGCGCATCAGGGGTCCCATTGCCGACCTTGCCGCGCACCAATGGCTGGTCCTCCATCACGAGGAGCGCCACAGCCCGCCGGTCAGGACGCTCGCCGACCGTATCGTTCGCCTGATGGTGGCGCATGCAAAACTCTTTGCCGGCGATATTTCATAG
- a CDS encoding DUF2306 domain-containing protein, with the protein MDATALTHAPLPIQLHVACAVLALVIGTAMLFWRKGTPLHKALGRIWIGLMLGVSLSSFLISEIRLLGPYSPIHILSLFTLFGLWGGWQAIRAGDVKTHRTTMISVYGGGLIGAGLFTFLPGRIMHQVVFADGGATALLAALVIAALLVALYYQRRRAAL; encoded by the coding sequence ATGGATGCAACAGCCCTCACCCATGCCCCACTCCCCATTCAGCTTCACGTCGCCTGCGCGGTGCTCGCGCTGGTCATCGGAACCGCGATGCTGTTCTGGCGCAAGGGCACGCCCCTGCACAAGGCGCTGGGCCGGATCTGGATCGGCTTGATGCTCGGTGTCTCGCTCTCATCGTTCCTGATTTCGGAAATCCGTCTGCTCGGACCCTATAGCCCGATCCACATTCTTTCGCTGTTCACGCTCTTTGGATTGTGGGGCGGCTGGCAGGCCATTCGGGCCGGCGATGTCAAGACGCACCGCACAACGATGATCTCGGTCTATGGCGGCGGGTTGATCGGCGCGGGTCTGTTCACCTTCCTGCCCGGCCGCATCATGCATCAGGTGGTGTTTGCCGATGGCGGCGCGACGGCGTTGCTTGCTGCGCTGGTCATCGCGGCCCTTCTGGTGGCGCTTTATTATCAGAGGCGGCGCGCCGCCCTATGA